A single genomic interval of Spirosoma linguale DSM 74 harbors:
- a CDS encoding hypothetical protein (KEGG: bav:BAV0540 membrane protein) produces MEMLQASFIDFQYYLRRPQYRQPLSDLPGQKPALTFRRFLGAYPLSLVVLLIAAGNIIVARLITGEPIFRPLLVRYSSSVGLLLFAVVLAVMVEEALFRSILRLTPKRLRNLLALALWIPLGYYYHSLKEMSNEFALFWIMLVWATVVYGLNYYLKRPAVFARIERFWKANFRWIFYSVGVVYGFMKIIDDVGTLKDAQVLLLPVLLLSSLLNGFYFGYIRMKYGFWYGVAVHVLVLLAALAPEAIRML; encoded by the coding sequence ATGGAAATGTTACAGGCATCCTTCATTGATTTTCAGTATTACCTTCGTCGGCCGCAATACCGTCAGCCTCTGTCCGATCTGCCCGGCCAAAAACCGGCGCTAACATTCCGTCGGTTTCTGGGTGCGTATCCCCTATCATTGGTAGTGCTTCTGATCGCGGCAGGGAATATTATCGTAGCCCGGCTTATAACAGGTGAGCCTATTTTCAGGCCACTTCTCGTACGCTATAGTTCGTCGGTTGGTCTGCTTTTATTTGCGGTGGTACTGGCCGTTATGGTCGAGGAAGCCCTTTTCCGGTCTATCCTCCGACTCACTCCTAAGCGGCTCCGAAACCTGCTTGCACTCGCGTTATGGATTCCGCTTGGTTACTATTACCATAGCTTGAAGGAAATGAGCAATGAGTTTGCGCTGTTTTGGATAATGCTTGTGTGGGCAACAGTCGTGTATGGCCTGAATTATTATCTGAAACGTCCGGCTGTCTTCGCCCGGATCGAACGGTTCTGGAAAGCGAACTTCCGCTGGATTTTTTATAGTGTTGGTGTAGTTTACGGCTTTATGAAAATCATCGACGATGTGGGTACATTGAAAGATGCGCAGGTACTATTACTGCCCGTGTTACTTCTGTCCAGCTTACTCAATGGGTTTTATTTCGGCTACATCCGCATGAAATACGGTTTCTGGTATGGCGTAGCGGTGCATGTCCTGGTCTTGTTGGCTGCACTGGCACCGGAAGCTATTCGTATGCTCTAA
- a CDS encoding Glutamate--ammonia ligase (PFAM: glutamine synthetase catalytic region~KEGG: mxa:MXAN_5630 glutamine synthetase family protein) codes for MNQQDIIDFIQQSDSPKIKYGFTDIDGVLRGKIIHRQKFLDGLSDGFGFCDVVWGWDVSDTPYDNGQTTGWHSGYPDAPVRIDLATFRQLPWEDNIPFFLADFTPAPEKQPGIHALAACPRSLLKRIAGQCANMGFHAEYAQEFEWFNFRETPKSLQDKSFQNLEPLTPGMFGYSILRPSLESAFYHDLFDLLGQFDIPLEGLHTETGPGVYEAAIMHDEVVRAADKAALFKTAVKEIAYRHGIVATFMAKWNADLPGCSGHIHQSLWNSEQTANLFYDATQPNNMSELMRQFIAGQLYCLPHITPMFAPTINSYKRLVEGAWAPTTVTWSVDNRTTALRVLNHKEAYTRVEHRVSGADTNPYLAIAAALASGLYGIRHKLSLDIPASVGNGYTDKRNGILPSNLADATRVMANSPVATELFGAEFVDHFTRTRDWEWRQYIRQVSDWELKRYFEII; via the coding sequence ATGAATCAGCAAGACATTATCGACTTCATACAACAGAGCGACAGCCCGAAAATCAAATACGGATTCACCGATATTGACGGAGTGCTGCGCGGCAAAATCATTCACCGCCAAAAATTTCTGGATGGGCTGTCCGATGGCTTCGGTTTCTGCGATGTCGTGTGGGGTTGGGACGTGTCGGATACGCCCTACGACAATGGCCAGACAACGGGCTGGCACTCCGGCTACCCCGACGCGCCCGTTCGCATCGATCTGGCCACGTTTCGGCAATTACCCTGGGAAGATAACATTCCATTTTTCCTGGCCGACTTCACCCCCGCCCCCGAGAAGCAGCCGGGTATCCATGCCCTGGCAGCCTGTCCTCGCAGTCTGCTCAAACGCATTGCCGGGCAGTGCGCCAACATGGGCTTCCATGCCGAATATGCCCAGGAGTTTGAGTGGTTTAACTTCCGCGAAACGCCGAAGAGCTTACAGGACAAGAGCTTTCAGAATCTGGAGCCACTAACGCCGGGTATGTTTGGTTACTCCATCCTGCGCCCTTCCCTCGAAAGTGCGTTTTACCACGACCTGTTCGATTTGCTGGGTCAGTTCGATATTCCGCTGGAGGGGCTGCATACCGAAACCGGACCGGGTGTGTACGAAGCCGCCATCATGCACGATGAAGTCGTTCGGGCGGCCGATAAAGCGGCCCTGTTTAAAACAGCTGTCAAGGAAATAGCGTACCGGCATGGTATTGTGGCTACGTTTATGGCCAAGTGGAATGCCGACCTGCCGGGTTGCAGCGGGCATATTCACCAGAGTTTATGGAATTCCGAACAGACAGCGAACTTGTTCTATGATGCCACTCAGCCCAACAATATGAGTGAGCTGATGCGCCAGTTCATAGCCGGTCAGCTGTATTGCTTACCGCACATTACACCCATGTTTGCCCCAACTATTAACAGCTACAAGCGGCTCGTCGAGGGGGCCTGGGCTCCTACCACCGTTACCTGGTCGGTAGATAACCGCACTACGGCGCTTCGAGTATTGAACCACAAAGAAGCGTATACCCGGGTAGAACATCGGGTATCGGGGGCAGATACGAATCCTTATCTGGCCATAGCTGCCGCGCTGGCGTCGGGTTTGTACGGCATCCGTCATAAACTATCGCTGGATATACCGGCCTCGGTTGGCAACGGGTATACAGATAAACGAAACGGTATCCTACCCTCAAATCTGGCCGATGCAACCCGAGTTATGGCCAATTCGCCAGTGGCAACTGAACTGTTTGGCGCTGAGTTTGTTGACCATTTTACCCGCACCCGCGACTGGGAATGGCGACAGTACATTCGTCAAGTCAGCGATTGGGAATTGAAACGATATTTTGAAATTATTTAG
- a CDS encoding RNA polymerase, sigma-24 subunit, ECF subfamily (TIGRFAM: RNA polymerase sigma factor, sigma-70 family~PFAM: sigma-70 region 2 domain protein; Sigma-70 region 4 type 2~KEGG: dat:HRM2_05770 RpoE) — protein MTDTNDLAVLLEAIRQGDQEAFRQVYERTKTRVFNLALGYVRNREDAEEITQDVYVELFRSVASFNGNASGTTWLYRIAVNKSLDFLKYQKRQKRFAFLTSLFDSNTGETLYQPTDFSHPGVTLENKEQAAILFKAIDRLSEKQKTAYILTKVEGLTNIETAAIMAISVGAVESLLQRATDNLKKQLAGVYKSLIS, from the coding sequence GTGACCGACACAAACGATCTGGCCGTACTGCTTGAGGCTATTCGGCAGGGCGATCAGGAGGCTTTCCGGCAAGTGTATGAACGAACCAAAACCCGGGTTTTCAACCTGGCGCTTGGCTATGTCCGAAACCGCGAAGATGCCGAAGAAATCACGCAAGATGTGTATGTCGAGTTGTTTCGGTCGGTGGCGAGCTTCAACGGAAACGCCAGCGGAACAACCTGGCTCTACCGCATTGCAGTCAATAAATCGCTGGATTTTCTCAAATACCAAAAGCGTCAGAAGCGCTTTGCCTTCCTGACGAGCCTGTTTGATTCAAACACGGGCGAAACACTCTATCAGCCCACCGATTTTTCGCACCCCGGCGTTACACTGGAAAACAAGGAGCAGGCCGCTATTTTATTCAAGGCCATCGACAGGCTTTCTGAGAAACAGAAAACGGCTTATATCCTAACCAAAGTAGAAGGCCTGACCAATATCGAAACGGCGGCTATTATGGCCATCAGCGTGGGAGCTGTGGAATCGCTGTTACAACGAGCTACTGATAACCTCAAAAAACAATTAGCTGGTGTTTACAAATCGTTGATTAGTTAA
- a CDS encoding hypothetical protein (KEGG: hypothetical protein) — protein MNNTPIKLTSLTLLCSFVVFIACQTNDNNVSPTTTTTTGTTSSTATSIGTGVPDVYKKIYGATEIYVEGANIVIKTKGRPDHKSPYYQGTAWESTLYEAYNGTNTKYAINPNRIAEVNLTFKIPMNPVVDAAHAETPLGAIGVSLNGVAFFNQYAAQRAVLTNEINGFDQYNGHPQQQGQYHYHIEPTYLTKVKGKDALLGFLLDGFPVYGPVENGKTITNADLAKYHGHTSATADYPNGIYHYHITAEDPYLNGSGYYGKAGTVTQ, from the coding sequence ATGAACAATACACCCATCAAGCTAACCAGTCTGACACTACTTTGCTCCTTTGTGGTTTTTATCGCCTGCCAGACAAACGATAACAACGTCTCACCAACCACGACCACCACAACGGGTACAACAAGCTCAACAGCTACCAGTATCGGCACGGGCGTTCCGGACGTGTACAAAAAGATTTACGGAGCTACGGAGATTTATGTAGAAGGAGCTAACATTGTTATCAAGACCAAGGGACGCCCCGACCACAAAAGCCCATATTACCAGGGAACAGCTTGGGAAAGTACGCTTTATGAAGCTTACAACGGTACAAATACCAAATACGCCATTAACCCTAACCGGATTGCCGAGGTAAACCTGACGTTTAAAATACCGATGAACCCGGTCGTTGATGCGGCCCATGCAGAAACTCCGCTGGGAGCCATTGGGGTCTCGCTCAATGGTGTTGCCTTTTTCAATCAGTATGCCGCGCAACGGGCTGTACTGACCAACGAGATCAACGGCTTTGATCAGTACAACGGGCACCCACAGCAACAGGGGCAGTACCATTACCACATTGAGCCAACTTATCTGACAAAAGTTAAGGGGAAAGATGCTCTGCTGGGCTTTCTGCTGGACGGTTTTCCGGTATATGGGCCGGTAGAAAATGGCAAAACCATCACCAATGCCGATCTGGCTAAGTATCACGGACACACGAGCGCAACGGCTGACTACCCGAACGGAATCTATCACTATCACATCACCGCCGAAGACCCTTACCTCAATGGCAGCGGATATTATGGTAAAGCGGGCACCGTTACGCAGTAA
- a CDS encoding MORN variant repeat protein (PFAM: MORN variant repeat protein~KEGG: saz:Sama_1061 hypothetical protein): protein MVKRAPLRSKFGQVVALLLILTGCRQSAPATTIPHVYASADLPGWQKRAGKLWRQDTLFSGWSYQLGATGDTTFLGSYYLGKAEGSHRQWYSNHQLKEIRHYSNGWQEGEQRGWYESGKPTFIYQFKSDVYEGSRKEWYPNGQPAQDGHYHEGHEHGSQRMWYADGSLKVNYVARNGRNYGFTGVKNCVNVWDSIPVSH, encoded by the coding sequence ATGGTAAAGCGGGCACCGTTACGCAGTAAGTTTGGTCAGGTAGTCGCGCTGCTGCTTATACTGACCGGTTGTCGGCAAAGTGCACCGGCTACCACCATTCCGCACGTATATGCTTCAGCAGACCTGCCCGGGTGGCAAAAGCGGGCAGGTAAACTATGGCGGCAAGACACGCTCTTTAGTGGTTGGTCTTATCAGCTTGGGGCTACCGGCGACACCACTTTTTTAGGTTCGTACTATCTCGGAAAGGCTGAGGGGTCCCACCGGCAATGGTATTCAAATCATCAGCTAAAGGAAATTCGCCACTATAGTAATGGCTGGCAGGAAGGCGAGCAACGCGGCTGGTACGAGTCGGGCAAACCAACCTTTATTTATCAGTTTAAAAGCGATGTGTACGAAGGCAGTCGAAAAGAATGGTACCCGAACGGACAGCCAGCGCAGGATGGCCATTACCACGAAGGACATGAACATGGCTCACAACGAATGTGGTACGCCGATGGAAGTTTGAAAGTAAATTATGTAGCCCGAAACGGCCGGAATTATGGATTTACAGGGGTCAAAAACTGCGTCAATGTCTGGGATTCGATTCCTGTTTCGCACTAG
- a CDS encoding electron transport protein SCO1/SenC (PFAM: electron transport protein SCO1/SenC~KEGG: afw:Anae109_2865 electron transport protein SCO1/SenC): MSGIRFLFRTSIVVLWALSLVACHKQESTDGTEASIEEAVPYYNTPDFTPIWLSDPDEVETKITHRTGDFSFRDQTNALVTQQTLANKIHVANFFFTACPTICPKMTNLLKAVQDTFQHEPRVALLSFSVTPWLDSVPRLRKYAAEKGVIATKWHLLTGDRGKLYTLARRSYFAEEAIGFTKDSTEFLHTEHIILVDRNRRIRGVYNGTLPLDIDKLITDIKLLLREI; encoded by the coding sequence ATGTCTGGGATTCGATTCCTGTTTCGCACTAGTATCGTAGTCCTTTGGGCACTAAGTCTGGTCGCTTGTCATAAACAGGAATCGACAGACGGTACAGAAGCGTCTATTGAAGAGGCTGTCCCGTACTACAACACACCGGATTTTACGCCCATCTGGCTTAGCGACCCGGACGAGGTAGAAACTAAAATCACCCATCGAACGGGCGACTTCAGCTTCCGCGACCAGACCAATGCACTCGTTACCCAGCAAACCCTGGCGAACAAAATTCACGTCGCTAATTTCTTCTTTACGGCCTGTCCGACTATATGTCCGAAGATGACCAACCTGCTTAAGGCCGTTCAGGATACTTTCCAACATGAGCCCCGAGTAGCGTTGCTTTCCTTCAGCGTAACACCCTGGCTCGACTCAGTGCCCCGGCTTCGTAAATACGCTGCTGAAAAAGGAGTTATAGCCACTAAATGGCACCTGCTCACCGGCGATCGGGGCAAACTTTATACGCTGGCCCGCCGGTCTTATTTCGCCGAGGAAGCCATCGGTTTCACCAAAGACTCTACCGAATTTCTCCATACAGAGCATATCATTCTTGTCGACCGGAACCGTCGAATTCGAGGGGTTTATAACGGGACGCTGCCGCTGGATATCGACAAATTAATTACAGACATCAAATTGTTATTACGAGAAATCTGA
- a CDS encoding HAD-superfamily hydrolase, subfamily IIA (TIGRFAM: HAD-superfamily hydrolase, subfamily IIA~PFAM: Haloacid dehalogenase domain protein hydrolase~KEGG: Pdxp; pyridoxal (pyridoxine, vitamin B6) phosphatase   ; K07758 pyridoxal phosphatase), whose amino-acid sequence MQTTDFKTVAEKYKVIFFDAFGVLKNSEGLLPGIEHTFNWLQETGKEFYVLTNDASRGPHELAESYYKQGFYAIQPERIISSGMLAREYLDLKVHNGTVAYLGTEKSAHYLETTGLKTLPISQVDLKDVADINALVLLDDEGFDWNTDLTKTVNLLRKRNIPVIVANTDTTYPVSKTRIAIAIGAVAKMIETIVGKQFIRFGKPDAQLFMFAYERLKDVNNISKRDILMVGDTLRTDILGGNKFGLDTVLVLTGNTQPQDAEVLIRSTGIIPTYICKSVIIR is encoded by the coding sequence ATGCAGACTACCGATTTCAAAACCGTAGCAGAAAAATATAAGGTTATCTTCTTCGATGCATTCGGCGTGTTGAAAAACTCAGAGGGGTTACTACCCGGTATAGAGCATACTTTCAACTGGCTTCAGGAAACCGGCAAAGAGTTCTACGTACTCACCAATGATGCATCGCGCGGCCCGCATGAGCTTGCCGAGTCTTATTACAAACAGGGTTTTTACGCCATACAACCCGAACGCATTATCTCGTCCGGTATGCTCGCCCGCGAATACCTGGACCTAAAAGTACATAACGGCACCGTTGCCTATCTGGGCACCGAAAAGTCAGCCCATTACCTGGAAACAACAGGCCTTAAAACACTGCCCATCAGCCAGGTCGATTTGAAAGACGTAGCCGATATTAACGCCCTGGTTTTGCTCGATGATGAAGGGTTCGACTGGAATACCGATTTGACCAAAACGGTCAACCTACTTAGAAAGCGAAACATTCCGGTCATTGTGGCTAATACCGATACGACGTACCCTGTTTCAAAAACCCGGATTGCCATTGCTATTGGTGCCGTAGCCAAAATGATTGAAACCATCGTTGGAAAACAGTTCATCCGGTTTGGCAAGCCCGACGCGCAATTGTTCATGTTTGCCTACGAGCGGCTGAAGGATGTCAATAACATCAGCAAGCGGGATATTCTGATGGTTGGCGATACCCTCCGAACAGATATTTTAGGGGGCAATAAATTTGGGCTCGATACAGTTCTGGTATTGACCGGCAATACCCAACCGCAGGACGCTGAGGTACTAATTCGTAGTACCGGCATAATTCCTACCTATATCTGCAAGTCAGTCATCATTCGGTAA
- a CDS encoding acyl carrier protein (TIGRFAM: acyl carrier protein~PFAM: phosphopantetheine-binding~KEGG: mno:Mnod_2785 acyl carrier protein), translating to MSDIAQKVKNIIVEKLGVEESEVTPEASFTNDLGADSLDTVELIMEFEKEFNLPIPDDEAEKISTVGLAIEYLEKNIGK from the coding sequence ATGTCGGACATTGCACAGAAAGTAAAGAATATCATTGTTGAAAAATTAGGCGTTGAAGAATCAGAAGTTACGCCAGAGGCAAGCTTCACCAACGATTTAGGGGCCGATTCGCTCGACACAGTTGAGCTGATCATGGAATTTGAAAAAGAATTCAACCTGCCTATTCCTGACGACGAAGCTGAGAAAATCTCTACCGTTGGCCTGGCCATCGAATACCTGGAGAAAAACATCGGTAAATAA
- a CDS encoding 3-oxoacyl-(acyl-carrier-protein) synthase 2 (TIGRFAM: 3-oxoacyl-[acyl-carrier-protein] synthase 2~PFAM: Beta-ketoacyl synthase~KEGG: hypothetical protein ; K09458   3-oxoacyl-) — protein MTIKRVVVTGLGALTPIGNDVASYWNSLAAGVSGAGPITKFDASKFRTQFACELKGVDVTQFIPRQEARKMDAFTHYALIATDEAVRDSGLNLDTIDKNKVGVIWGSGIGGLKSFEDEMIDYAKGDGTPRINPFFIVRMIADSASGQISMRYGFRGTNYVTVSACASTNNAIIDAFNYIRLGRLNMCVVGGSEAAVTRAGIGGFNANRALSERNDSPQTASRPYDKDRDGFVLGEGAGSLILEEYEHAQSRGAKIYAELIGGGMSSDAYHITAPHPDGLGAFLGMQDALADAGIDPTEIDYINTHGTSTPIGDPQELKAIHQLFGEHSFKLNISSTKSMTGHLLGAAGAVEAIACIKALEHQLVPPTINHFTDDDEIDPRFNLTFNTAQERSMTTVMSNAFGFGGHNAIVIFRKLS, from the coding sequence ATGACAATCAAGCGCGTAGTAGTGACCGGCCTCGGTGCGTTGACACCGATCGGCAATGATGTAGCCTCTTACTGGAACAGCTTAGCCGCCGGTGTAAGCGGGGCCGGTCCCATTACAAAGTTTGACGCCAGCAAATTTCGCACGCAGTTTGCCTGCGAACTTAAAGGCGTAGATGTTACTCAGTTCATTCCCCGACAGGAAGCCCGTAAAATGGACGCGTTTACTCATTACGCGCTCATTGCCACCGACGAAGCCGTACGTGATTCAGGATTAAACCTTGACACCATCGACAAGAACAAGGTGGGCGTTATCTGGGGGTCTGGCATTGGCGGTCTTAAATCCTTCGAGGATGAGATGATCGACTATGCTAAAGGCGACGGTACACCCCGCATTAACCCATTCTTTATTGTCCGCATGATTGCAGACAGTGCGTCGGGTCAGATTTCGATGCGGTATGGATTTCGGGGGACCAACTACGTAACGGTTTCAGCTTGTGCCTCAACAAACAATGCCATTATTGACGCCTTTAACTACATTCGGTTAGGGCGACTAAATATGTGCGTAGTAGGTGGTTCAGAAGCGGCTGTTACCCGGGCAGGTATTGGTGGATTCAATGCCAACCGAGCCCTGTCTGAACGCAACGACTCGCCCCAGACAGCATCGCGGCCTTATGATAAGGATCGGGATGGTTTTGTGCTGGGCGAAGGAGCTGGCTCACTCATTCTGGAAGAATATGAGCATGCCCAGTCTCGTGGTGCTAAAATATATGCTGAGTTAATTGGCGGGGGGATGTCGTCTGATGCCTATCACATCACAGCCCCTCACCCCGATGGTCTGGGTGCTTTCCTGGGAATGCAGGATGCACTGGCCGATGCGGGAATTGACCCGACTGAAATCGACTACATCAACACGCACGGCACATCGACACCCATTGGTGACCCTCAGGAATTAAAAGCCATTCATCAGTTATTTGGTGAACATTCGTTTAAGTTGAACATCAGTTCGACGAAGTCGATGACAGGGCATTTACTGGGTGCCGCCGGAGCCGTTGAAGCCATTGCCTGTATTAAAGCACTGGAACATCAGCTTGTTCCGCCAACGATTAATCACTTCACCGACGACGACGAAATTGACCCCCGTTTCAACCTAACGTTCAATACCGCACAGGAGCGCTCTATGACGACTGTGATGAGTAATGCGTTTGGATTTGGCGGGCACAACGCCATCGTTATCTTCCGTAAACTTAGCTGA
- a CDS encoding ribonuclease III (KEGG: bba:Bd1941 ribonuclease III~TIGRFAM: ribonuclease III~PFAM: ribonuclease III; double-stranded RNA binding domain protein~SMART: ribonuclease III; double-stranded RNA binding domain protein): MQIALPRSLFNPLDWFKRGSADPRKNLRRSIAHIIGARPSNLGLYQLALRHTSASKATAIEGFRESNERLEYLGDAVLGMVIAEFLFKKYPYKDEGFLTEIRSRIVNRETLNGIARKIGLDQLIEYDGSRTRSLPARTSMYGDALEALVGAVYLDKGFRFSRRFILKDLLAHYDIESVVQNNGNYKSRLIEWAQREGKEIRFEIVSEKGNSHFREFISQVVIDDEPFATGSGYSKKKAEQAAAEKAFEMLTAK, encoded by the coding sequence GTGCAAATCGCTCTGCCCCGTAGTTTATTCAATCCTCTCGACTGGTTCAAGCGTGGCAGCGCTGATCCGCGCAAAAATCTGCGCCGGTCCATTGCGCATATCATTGGCGCACGCCCATCAAACCTTGGCTTGTATCAGTTGGCGCTCCGTCATACGTCGGCGTCGAAAGCGACGGCTATTGAGGGATTTCGGGAATCGAACGAACGGCTGGAGTATCTGGGCGATGCTGTGCTGGGTATGGTTATTGCCGAATTTCTGTTCAAGAAGTATCCCTACAAAGATGAAGGCTTCCTGACGGAGATCCGTTCCCGAATTGTTAACCGGGAAACACTGAACGGGATTGCCCGCAAAATTGGCCTCGATCAGCTCATAGAATACGATGGAAGTCGGACACGTAGCCTGCCCGCTCGTACATCCATGTATGGCGATGCGCTCGAAGCGCTGGTTGGCGCCGTGTATCTGGATAAAGGGTTTCGGTTTTCGCGCCGGTTTATTCTCAAGGATTTGCTGGCCCATTACGATATTGAGTCCGTCGTCCAGAACAATGGCAACTACAAGAGCCGTCTGATTGAGTGGGCGCAACGCGAAGGCAAAGAAATCCGCTTCGAAATCGTTTCAGAAAAAGGGAACAGCCATTTCCGCGAGTTCATTTCGCAGGTTGTTATCGACGATGAGCCATTTGCCACAGGAAGCGGATACAGCAAGAAAAAAGCCGAACAGGCCGCAGCCGAAAAGGCTTTCGAAATGCTGACAGCTAAATAG
- a CDS encoding heat shock protein Hsp20 (PFAM: heat shock protein Hsp20~KEGG: sun:SUN_0378 heat shock protein HSP20): MNPLMRTNNHLPSLIENFFGRDMNDLFNTNGSGVASVPAVNVLEHQDGFRIEVAAPGLKKEDFKLNLNHNNLTISGSQETQKEDQDKNNERYTRREFSYSSFQRTFTLPTSVDAENIQAAYTDGVLKINIPKREEAKIKPPRQIEIGG, translated from the coding sequence ATGAATCCGTTAATGCGCACGAACAACCACTTACCCTCGTTGATCGAGAACTTTTTCGGCCGCGACATGAACGACTTGTTCAACACAAATGGCTCTGGCGTAGCCAGCGTTCCAGCCGTAAACGTGCTTGAACACCAGGATGGATTCCGGATCGAAGTAGCCGCACCGGGTCTTAAGAAAGAAGACTTCAAACTTAATCTGAACCACAATAACCTAACAATTTCAGGTTCGCAGGAGACTCAGAAAGAAGATCAGGATAAAAATAATGAGCGGTATACGCGCCGGGAGTTCAGTTATTCATCCTTCCAGCGGACGTTCACGCTGCCGACGTCGGTCGATGCCGAGAATATTCAGGCTGCTTATACAGATGGTGTGTTGAAGATTAACATTCCCAAGCGAGAAGAAGCTAAAATAAAGCCACCCCGGCAAATTGAAATAGGGGGTTAA